The genomic DNA CTCgccgacaaaaaaaaatcattagtCAGCTTTAATGAAAACTTGGCGGAGAAAAGTTGTCAAATTCTTGGTGGAGAGAGGCACTCACATTACCCGCATTGCTACCTCGTTCGATGTTATTCCTGTCTTTGGACCGGGCCTTAccttcttctttggcttgaacgggaccatcatgaattttgatttatcGAGAATCTGTGACACGCAGAGGCTTTTATCCCAAAGACAACCCCCTTCAGTTCCTTCAAGGATGGAGGGAACAAGTCGGCGGAAGCTTTCGAACGGATACCAGGATAGAATTCCTTTCACTCTCAATCAGAATCAGACGAGGCACCTTGACTTGGAAGCAATTCTTACCCACTTCTTCTCAAGGTTTAGGTCTTTTTGTCGACTTGAGATATTCAAaactctctctctgtctctttgtCCTTCTCTGTATGTCTGCACCAGAATACAACTCGAAAGAGACAAATTACGGAGAGGAAAATGAAGCCTTTGCCATTCGCTGCTTTTCTTCGATCTCGTTTCGAATCAACCAGCAACTGTGCAAGTGCTGAGCGTGGAGATTGAAACATGTGGCCTTGaattatcatcatcgtcgGGCGTGGGCCTGCAGTAGAGGAAACCTGGTGCCATAATCAAATTAAAGGAAGCCCCTTACCTCAGCAGTGTCAAAGCAAGGCTCTTCAAGGCTGCATGGAGCAAGGCGATCAAGGGATTTCTAGCTTCAACTGacaaaaagccaacaaaatttcaatgatcatTGCCATCACTATTATCAGAATCTTGGTCACATTTTGGTCTTTCCATCAGTTCATTGAGGACACACGCTCACGTTTAAGTTTAGTAAACGGTATTTGGAAAATAAACCCACCCGTCATATTTACGTTAAACACGTTTTCCAGGGTGNNNNNNNNNNNNNNNNNNNNNNNNNNNNNNNNNNNNCACGTTTTCCAGGGTGAAGGCCATAACTTGGGGGGAGTTTCTTACCTTGGAGGTAGGTCTGTTAAAAGTGGTGTCTTGTCCTGGAACGTGACACATCCTAAGATTCCAGGGAATGTGCTTGGACAAGTCGTTTGGCTTCTTCATAACACACATGGAACAACCAGTCAGACACTCGGCTATGTCCCTTTTGAGACCTGTGGTTGGGGATCAGAGTATTTTTCACAATGCAGTTCCTTTGAACCTGAGgggatttgatatttttgaattccTCTTTCCTCTCCCTCTCTAATGCTGGAGCataagaaacattttttctttgagagGTGCGTTGGCTGGATCGTCTTCTTCTCTTCGACTTTCAAGTGTACTAAGGGTAGAACGACGCGGAAAGAGGACGAAAGAGAAGAACCAGCTCGACAAGATCATGAGGAAGATGATCCAGATCACAAGAGATGACGTTCCTCATCAAGGATTCTCTCTCTGAAGCACCATCTTTGATGTTGGTGAACATGCCCAAATTCAAAGCACTCAAAAACCAATACATATATCTCTTATCAAATCGAAGCAGGGCCCAAGACACCAATCGACTCAAACAAACAGTGGGTTCACATTGTTTCGGAAAGTCTCGATTGGCAGTCCGATAAAAAGACGAACAGATCTGGGTTTTCTTGATCTTTCATGGAATCCCCAAGTCAGAATGGTGGACTGCCAAGTTAGCACCACCCAAAATGAAActggaaaaagtttttgttccaCAAGCTTTTAACAACCTCACGGGATAAGTTGCCGTCGTCTCAGGAACTTCCAAAAACCGGAGGGTACCGCACTCGCAGAGACCTCATTTATGGGACAGAGCTTCGTGTTGACATGAATCGAGTAGAAATATCTTCGAACACATTAGCAGATGGTTGCCGAGTCACAACTCGAAAACTTTGTTCGGTTATGGGGAGTCGCGAAATGGGGCCCCAAGCAGCGGGCGAGTGGGCGTCGGAAATACGGAGGCTAACATTATCCATTCCACCTGATGCGAGAAGAAAACGATCCCCGTCAACGGAGAATCAAGAGGGGAATCGCCGGTTCCGAAAGCTGGTACGGCGGGGGAACAATGTGCGAAAGGAGAAAGCGAAAAGAGCAAGGAGGAAGGAGGGGTGGACCTTTTCATGGAACCAAATATTTACAATACAGGTTTacaactgattgaaaatgattggCCATTCAACGTCTTGCAGGGTGCCATGTTTTAATCATTCTTAGCAACTCTTGGAATTGGAATGCATGACGAACTCTTGGAGAACGTATTGTAGCCTCAGCGACATCGTGTAAATATCTTGTTTTGATGATTGGACACAAACTGGAATCGTTTTATTTCACATGTTTCTTGGAAATCATGTTGTAAATGTATCGTTAACATGGATGAGAGCCTCTCTCAACGTAAATTATACCCCTCATTAACGATTTACCCAACACTAATTGGATGCTCCTTCAAAAAGGACAAGTCAGACGGTTGGAGTAAGGCAGGAAATCAAGTATAAATAACCAAGAGGAGAAACAAGAGGCGCTTGAGGCCTCTTGATCCCTTGATTGTTGCCTGACGATTGGACCTCAAGTTATCTCTACAGCTATTCTCAGCAACAGTTGGCCACTAAAGCGAATGTCATGGCGCTCAAGACCACAGGCATCTTTTCCAAATGGTGTCTCCTCCTAGCGCTGTGGATAGTTTTGTTACCTTCAACAGGAGCGGATCCAAGGTTTCGTAAGTTTCGCTTTTATAGTGTGACAGTAAAGCTCTAGTCTCTTAATATCAAAGCAGTAATCAAGGAATGaccgaagaaaatgattatttgacttgaaatgcGCAGGACTGTTTTATAATATATTCAGACTCGAGGAAAAATCGGAGCCGATAAGAGCTACACGCTGTCAGGATGTTAGACAAAGGACTAAGGCAACAATACTTTCGCAATGGTTGTTATTCATAAAACCACATAAATGGCATGGTTAATGAACAAGCCAATGTTCTCCCTCATGATATCGTTGAAACTTGACTTTCACCCTTTGTTCGGTACGTTTGACAACGTTTAGTGGCATAAGGTGAAATGGAATTACAAAAGGCCAGTATCAAGCCATAGTGCTTCATCACACATATATCAAACAACCTTTGGTTGATGTGTAAGACGTTGACACTTAACAACACAGTCCAAATAATTTCAACATTTCTGGTCTAAATCTGAACCGTTGACAATGATTCCAAATTCTGAATAGAACCCACAAATGAGCCTCTTTGCTATGCCTTTGCTCTCTTCTGGAGCACTTCATAACGCAGCCAAAAACTGTCCGAAGCTGTGTGTTATGTTCTTGTCTTGTCTAGTTAAAAGGTATGAATATCTGCTCTCCCCCTTTAATCAATACTCTcagtcatccatccatttcccTACAAAAATACCTTGCTCTCAAGACAATACACGACCATCTAACACTGTACTACCAGAGACTAGACTGGTATGGTTCAAAACAAACTGGTTATTTGAAGGATGCGagactattttttttcttcaatgacaattgctttctttgcatgaagttcATGAAAATGAGCCTTGAACATTGTTGACACTTGATGGGTTCGGCTTTTCATGCTTTGGCACGGGAAGCCCAGGCCGTATCTATGTTGATTACATGACTTTCGTCTCTCTATAACTCATTGGTAGCACTGCCAAATCTCAAGTAGCACGAcctttgaaggccaatttcGAGTCATGTGGGGTCATATTTAATCTACAGGACTGCCAGGAGAAGATATTGAATCAAACtagttcctcaaaaaaaaatttgaggAAAAGCCCAAAGAGcacttcaatatttttgaagaactGATCAAACATCAAAAGCGCAAAATAGGCTCCAATACGTTACATATGGCGGCTCTACTTTAAGATTTAAGGAGTCTTCATCGATTCGCAAACCTCGATTTTACATATGTACATGTTTGACGCTttattttgatggaaatattTACATTGCAGTCCTGATGGATTAAACATAACCCCCAAATGACCCGAAATTGGCCTTCATACTGTAGAACGAGCTATTTGAGATTTGATAGAGCTGCCAACGAGTTAGTTTCGATTGCGTTGTTAAGAGTCAAGATTTTACCTAGGAAACAggtttttatataaaaaaagaacGTTTACCCGATTAGGATGGGGCCCAAAATGTGATCATCGAGAGAAGGTATGGTAAACACTTAACGGAAACGGTAGAAAAAAGTCTCAGTTTAGGGGTGTTAAGATTACCGCGATCGTGAATTTAAAGCAAGCAAAATTAGGCGAAATGCACACTAACATGCTTCTTCGATGGGTAGGGAATTTGCAGTGAatcatcaagaacaaaaacggACTTTGAACACAAACATTTTGATGAGTACAAGGTcgaaaaaacatgcttttgagTTTAAATAAATTTTGTCCCGTTTGAATGACAATTAACAGGTTCACATtgcataaattttgaaatttgaataatgTTAATTTTAGGAGTTGTGTTGAAGGTAACGATCATTTAGGCCAATTGAATTGATCATAATATATTACATGCTGAATGCAAACCTATGTTCcaccttcttggccttttgtAGCGTGACGGAcaagcatcaaaatgaaacagaGGAGGGCTCAAAAGAAGACGTATTTCAAGCTCTGAATTATCTTTTATAGTCAAGTAATGAGTAGACTCCGACAAAGTATGTTgttcacgtcgagcagaatTTGCAGAAGTTTGATCCCTTCGGATGTGCAAAAGAGCTGAACTAaggcattgggaagaaaacNNNNNNNNNNNNNNNNNNNNNNNNNNNNNNNNNNNNAATAATGAGTATGCATATCgtaaaaaaggtcaaaaaatgatttggctTGTAGCAAATTTTGGTCTAAAGGGCAAATCCACATCCAAATGAGAGAACCAATCTAATACGTGCGCATGTCTATCGGATACACGTATTGACATGATGATTGTCTTTGCGATGGTTGAAGCTAAACCCTTCAACCTAGAGGGCAAGCCCTCTACTTCAACCCACTTACCAATAAAAAAGGATTTGTTTATACAACATTAATATAAAGAGAAATAAGGGTTTTATCTCTCATTTCTCATTTAGTGCTATTTATTACATTCTCATTAGCGGTTATAAAGAAAGTCGCAAAATGTACTCGTATATGTTGGTCGACCTTGTCCGTGCCTTCTCTGAGATCACCCGAACTTGGATCTCGAAGCTAAGGTCAAACGAGCCGGACCAAGTCTCTTTGTTTTGATCCCTGTGGCCATCCAAACCcgacaaagaaagaaacgcAAGGCCAACAGCTCCATAAAAGGTTTGAGGACGAAGTTGTAAGAAATAATAGTTTACAATTCATTGAACTAGGTGGGTATTGGTTCCGTAAAAGGACTACTCCAACGACGactacaaccaccaccaccaccaccacaacaacaacaacaaccacaaccacaaaaAACCCtacaacaaccacaaccaccacaaccaccacaaccatcAAAACcacaacgacgacaacgacgacaacgacaaagAGCACTATAACTGCAATATTGACTTTGCCGCCCTCGAAAATCTTTCAGCCACAGAAAAATCGTCGTTTCACGGAACAAGACATTTCTCTATCAACTCAACCTTCCATAAGGCAATCTCAGAGAGAAGACTTGATTGCTACAATGAAACCTCAATTGATAACCTCTCCAAACTACCCAGATGATTACGACCATAATGATGAACAGTTATGGCACATTAAGGCAATAGGAGGTGAGATCATTTATTCAATTAGCGTTTTTACCATCCGGATTGCTCATATTTTCAGCATAAACTATTTTCATATCGATTGTTTTATGCCCATCACTCTCGATAGCCAGGTTTCTCATAAGGCGAGCAttgatttgaaagcaattggGATCATCCCAAATTTCTTCTCGTGGAATGTCCACCGGAAACACATCCTCCaaagttttcaattcattgtGGTTTGAAGTGATTTGGACAGAACAATTGTATTTCTTTGCCAGCTCTCGGTTCCCATGAACAATGTTCCACATGTAGAAGAGATCCCCATGTCGTTGCATTTGGAAGAAGAAAGTTTGATCAAGGCACTGTAAGGCTAAAGCTTCCCAACTTTCTTTGGACAAGTTGTGGTTGGTAGTGAGTGTGAACAGAAAGTTGTATTTTCCCTCAGTGGTGATCCAACGCACGTTCTGGTGTTTCTCCTTCAAATGATGTTCCAATTCCTTCTCCTTAATCAAATAAGTACAGGTTCCATCTGGACACGGCACCAGCCGATAAGGACATTCTTCCTCATGTTCCTCAATCAGGACACGTTTCTCTGTGACTTCGCAGCCATTGCTTGCAAATTCACAAGCGAAGTCGAAGTCCACTACTTCAATCAAGGCCTGAACTGTGAGGTTTTGCCGGGGTTGGGGGTTGTCGTAAGCACAACGGGCGATAGGACAAAGAATGATCCGCTTCCAACATCCGGAACACACGTTGTGCCCATTCTGGCACACGTACATCAATCCGGACTTGGGAACGCCCAAGCACACTGGGCACTCCACTAACTTGGTTAACCTGTGTAGATCCATGCTGGTTTGGGTCGTCAATGGGACTGCGCAGTTTTCCTCGCCATTCAcctctttttcaatgaagCCATCCATGAGCATATCCGTTGATTTCTTGCTCCGTTTGATCTTACGCGTTGGGCCGGCTCGAAAATTCTGACTCCCATTCTTTGGAAGATTCTCATCACCTACGTACGTTGTTGCTCTAGTTTTGCGTGGGTGTGACGCGATTCCGGGAAATAGCATGGTCTTTTCGAGAGCTGGGCGAGTGTTGGTCGGGCCACAATATTCAACGGCTGATTTATCTCTTAAAAGGACTCGACAAAGAAAACCGTTGAGACATTTAAACCACCAACAGAAATAAAACCGTTGACCTCTTGAGTGCGAccaagagggaaagaaagagagagggagaaacgCTTTGTCATCCGATATTCCTAGGTATATTCTTTGATGTGGCGTTCTGTTTTGACAGACGATTACAGAATTCGCTTGGAGTTCCTGGATATTGACTTACAAAGGGCGGATCCAAGTCGGGGACCAAGTGGAGATCAACTGACTGTGTATGATGGCTCGGATCATGAGAAGGAATACTTTCAAATGGACCCTCATTTCAAGATTGGAACGCCGTTGTATTCGAGAGTCAACGATCTAAccgttcatttcaaaactgacCAACGAGGATCTCGGAGAGGCTTCAAGGCTCAGTTCCAAAAAGTGAGGCGAGGTAAACAACACAAtgattctcctccctctccCTATATGAATGTATTCATAATGTCAAGTGTACATAGCTGGTCTAGTAGTCCCACATAAACAATTTTGTTGGCAATGCTTTCCTAGGATCGACTTGCAGTTACATGCACAGTCTGGTGAACTTGGTTGGTAATGATGGGCATGGGACCATGTACCTAGAGAGCCCAGATTTTGGAGGGGTGGGCCTCTATTTCCCTTACTTGGAATGCATTTGGAACATAACTGTGCCTGCGGACAAACGCATCCGATTGGACTTCTTATCACCGGTGGAGACGAAAGATCAACAGGATTTCTTGTCGGTGGTCGAGAACAATCGCACGATATACAACATCACGGGTTACGTGGAGCACCCTAAGACCCTCATATCGCAAAGCAACCATCTCCAAGTGCGTTTGACGACTTTGTTCTTCCATCGTCGAAGTGGATTTTATGCCCAAGCTCAATTAGTTGATCCCAAACAATCTCCTCCAATTTTGACCAACATTGAGAAGAGAGTTTTGGGCTTAAATACGATTCAGCCCACTACGACCCCACCACCAATTGGGCCTTTTAATTTGTTCAGTTTGATCATGGCCGATCCTAATATTCTTGCCCAGAATCCCCAACTTCTTGAGCTCCTCAAACACACACGCTTTCGTTTTTGAGTCGATTTTGTGTGACTTCTGAAATAGAATAAACTGCATtgaacaaaacaattttggaacGACAATAAGTAATTGGCAGGGCTTGTATAACTTTTTTAGTAACGTTAatggtaacgcgttacttttctgaaaaagtaacagtaacggtaacggaacggATTTTAAGTCCTACccttaccgttacttttttcttttgtaaacgagggaaaaaaatgtgtaaagGTTTCCTAACCGAGTTTTCTTAAAATGCAATGCTTgcttgccactgatgggatcaaataaataatcaccgaagtcatttgtttcacgtcatatttaccaaacgttaaaaaatgcataaaatatttttttacagttttaggccctctttttctgaaaaagtaacgggtAACGGTCAcgcttaattttttttctgtaacggttcaagccttGGTAATTGGTGATGGATCAAAAGGCACCTAAACCAAAAGAGGAAACCATGCTTCGTGAAACCAGAAATTTGGAACTTATTTCTTTTAGCACTTCATCACTGGGACATATACTATAGACATAACTTAGATAGTATAAAATAAAAAGGTTGACTATCTTGGTCCgcaattttcactttcaatcgATTATTTCTACTAAAGAACGAGTTAATTGGAAATAAGTATGTTtgtaacaataacaacaatcgAAAAATGTTGTGCAAAAGTTActtgataaatatttttggttatCTCAACACTAAAAAGGAGCCATGTGAGCCATGTCAGTAGTCAGAAATTAAAACtagtcaaaaaaaaggaaattagaaaAATCCGCACTTTTTCTGAAGGTTCTAAAGCAAAGCAAGAAgccattgacctcaaagccCCCACTGTGTAGGATCTAACAACTACCATAATGTAAGTGAGCATTTGGGGGGAGAGGGCTAACCCAACCCAAACCAGTGTTGTACTTTGGTTGGGCCAAGGAATCTCTCTGCATGATTTGTGTTTCCTATACCCAATCCAGAGAGTGCGAGAATCTTGTCTCGTGTAATTCATTAGAGATCTTCTTCAAGCCAAACGACAGGACTGACAATCCTaggacatttttcaaaacaacttAGCAATAGTGCAAGCTCCTTTCAGACTTCTTCCACATGAAGCTCCgataaatcatgaaaatatcggcttgaaaaataaaacaacggTCGTTTCTCCAACATGTTGACttatttcttgttgtttttgctaTCTGGATAGAGTGTGAACGGTTTTAGGCCGTTGGATGGGGCACCATCGCTGAGGCCACCGATTTTCCTGACACCTACGCAAGATCTCCCTCCTCCCAatactcctcctcctcctcctcgtcgtcctaCCCACTCCCCTGGAAATAGCACTCCAAGAAGGCAAAGAAATAAGGGGGGTCGTTCGCTTGTCATCCTTCTTTGGGAGCGACGTCCATTTTTTGAGCTCGCTCAGATCATTCCACATTGACTCGGATTCATCGTCATTCCCCGATCCCTTCTCAATGAGTTTCAACTTTGGTGTGTTTACGTACAGCGTCTGTGTTCAACTGATAACATTTCTACCACGATATATGTACATCAAAGGTGTGAGAAAAATCGCTTGAatatgccaaaattgaaacaagtgCTGGATTTGAGGCGATCTTGTTTATCTTATTACGCTGCGTTCTTGCATGGAACTTTCAAGGTAAGACTAAGAAATGCTTTACAGTACTTGTTGGACATCGATGACTGCAAGTTCTCAATTTTCATTCGAACCTCGTTTTAGACAGTGTCTTTGCAGCTGCGAAAGGAAAAGGTTCGCTTAAAATTCGACAAGTTGAAGGCTTGGACCAAGGAACTCTTAGAACACTTGCCATGGACCATTCAAACCGAGCTTTTTGAGACCCTTGAGCTCATTATTCTAGCAGAAAAAGGTTACCTCGACGATTCGTATTACACATTGCTAAGCTTGTTTCTTAACAGCGAAACTAGGTGAGAGctgccattttctttcaccAAAACGATGGATGAGTATCGATTTCTTAACTAAATGATTAACCATGTGCTTTGTTCAGATGCTTATCCTTGAAGAACCCCAAACTCTTCCAAGACAGTTCTCTGGCTCTGGAATCCTTTCTCGGAGGTCTTGGACAATGCTCGAAGGTCAGAGAATTTACCATCACCAAGAAGGTAATGGAATTGGTGGATTTCGATGTCGTACCAATCCTCAACCTGATAGGATATTTTTCCGGACTAGAAAAGCTTGTACTCCAAGGTAATTCATTATGCCCTCCTTGATAAAAAGAAAGTCTGGTCTTGAGTTTTCTTTTATGGTTATCTTAGAACTGGAAGGAGTGGAAGATTTAAACCGGGATGCACTCGATGAGCTTCTCATTCAACTGAGCATGAATTCGCCCACGCTCAAAGTAAGTTGATATTTTGGTCTGTTCACCATGAATCGATCAGCAATTGCCCTTTGGGATTTCGAAATTAGTTTCCTCCCCCTTATGTAATATTGGTAAAAGCCGAAAGGTGGCACTGATCATTGACATTTGACAACGGATATGATGAGTTGTTGAGTTGTGATACTTGACGTAAAGGTAAGGATCAATATTACGAGCACTTGTACATGTAGAGTAAACCTTGTGAGCGAGGGCTCTCCACGCACTTTGAGCTGGAGAGCTGGGATCCTCTGTCTTGCCAGTTTGTAGTTTGTTGTAATTGGCTGGCATCATGCCCAGCACGGAACCAAAGTAGTGAGGACTCTGAGCGAGGGAAAGAAACGATGGGAGGGAACGTACATGCTATCACATACTGGATGCACATACACTTACTATCGCAAAACGGATGGCTTTATCTCGAGCCGCAGGCCCGCATCAAACAACAGACAGCAAATCCTTGATGTGCATCTATCGttggtgatgaaaataagTGACTCACTCATTCCAATTTTTGGGCTGTTGAGTCAGAGGAGAAAGATTGTGTATCTTTCAATGACTTTCGAGTGAGTTAGAGGAGCTTCAAAATCGACACCATGGTAAAGGACAGGCTTCAGGAGCTCAACATAATACGGGACAACGGCTCTGAGGAGGATCTGAGTCGACGGAATGATCAGAATCAGGGCGAGTTCTTCGCTCTCATCGAAGAGATCCGACATGACCTCGAAATATTGGGCTCAAACATTGAGGGATCAaagaaaatccaaaacaaGATCATTTCTGATCCCTTAAATCGGGCTAAGCTCCAGGCTGATCTGTCTGATGTGAAGCAGGCCATCAAGAAAAAGGCCTCCATGATCAAGACCAAACTGAACCAAGTGGCCCAAATTAGTGCCAAGGATGAGTCCTCCACAGCTGGCCGGATTCAAAAAACGGTCTTGACCACCACAGTTCAAAACTTTGTCGAGTCCATGCGGAATTACAACGGTATCCAGGCGGATCATCAAGACAAGGTCATTGGTCAGATTCAAAGGATGAAGGACATTGGGGCCGTTGATGAGGATAGAGATACCGAAACGGGCACTGAGCTCATGCAAGCACAAATGGCCAAGCAACAATTGAACGATCTGGAGGCTCGGTTTTCCCACTTTACCAAGTTGGAGGATTCCATCGAGGAGATGCGCGACATGTTTTTGGACATGAACATGTTGGTAGAAAGCCAAGGCGAAGTTATCGATCGAATCGAGTCGCACGTTCAAAATGCTGAGGTGGATGTGGAACATGCGGCCGAGCAGACCAAAATCGCTCGCAAATATCAATCCCTGGCTCGGCGAAAGAAAATTTATCTGATCACTTGTGTCGTTCTCACCCTAGTCATACTCATAACAGCGGTTCTCCTAGCAATATTTTTGTAATCAGAACATGTTACTCCGAGATAAATTGCCTCACAACATCTCCTCTACTTGAATCATTGTACTCGATTAGAAGTATTATGGTCTTTGACCGAAGTCAAAATGTTCCAACAATAATACATATCTCATCAGTACCGGTGTATTAGAAACGGTTGTTCACTTTCGTTCAGAAAGTGGATGCTTTTTGagatgccaaaaaaaaaacgcgTAAAAGAAACCCATTTCGTTGAATGGGTCGGATGAGTAAGCCTCGTTCAGCCagtgaagccagccatcacatcttTCGGTTTGTTCTGATAGGTGCCTACATAATATCCAGCCTTTATGAGAATGATCATACGTTTGTGGGTAAGGTCTTATAGTGTCGgtgagaaaggtcggggaggagaatcgaactggGGGCTTTTCTCATGTTAGTACACTGCGTTTACAACTAGGCCACTTCTCCTCCCTCATTAGGGACTAAAAGATGCAGCAACCTATGTTTAATTATGATCCATTGGTTATTGATAtctcattggtagaccaaccCTCCGATATGTAACAAAAACAGTCAAAGAACCCAAGATACCCAAGATTAAGATCAGTAGGCAAAAAAATTAGCTGGATCGAAacgtttcacatttttttttcaaagaatatttgtctttttcagCATCTAGATTTGTCTGGTGACCCTCTTAGTGAATATGCATATGCAGCTATCGCCCAAATGAAGAGCCTCCACAACCTCAGTTTGAATCGATGCAACTTGAAACTTAAGAGCCTCCTTCAAATCATGGAGAGTTTGGAAGCCCTCACTAGCTTGGAATGTGATCATAAAATCCAAGACTTGATTCTTTCGCCCGACAACGATGCCACTTTCACGCATTCCAAGCTAGAATCGATTGCTTTGAACGGTGTTGAAGGACTGACCTTAGTGGCCGAGGGGTTTCCGTATTTGAGGGAGATATCAGTGGATTACCCCAACTTTGGCGAGCACTTTGAAGAACTTGACGAAGGCTTCAAGGCGCTAACACAATGTGGCCTTTCACCCATCATCAAGTTATCTTTTGAATCCTTTAATATGCTCTATTTCGTCCAGGTAAAAGGTCTGGTAAAAGAACACCTAAATCCATGATAAATTCCACAAGCTACTCTCTTTCAGATGGAAAACTTCCCTCTCTATGGACATCTTTTAAAAACGATAATCTTAACCCAATGCCAATTTCTTCACCCTCAATCGCTTAATCCTCTTTCGAGGCATTGTCCCAATTTGGAACATCTATCTTTAATTGGATGCTCTCCCATATCTAACGACATGTTTGAAGGCGAACTACCTGACCTTGAGCGAGAACCATTCCTAAATCTCAAAGAAATGTCCTATGAAGGTTCCTTTCCTCCTCATTTAGCTCACTTCTTGCTCAAAAGTTCCGAATCATTGGAAACTTTAAGACTTCACATTCGTCAGGGGATCTTTTCCTCGTCTAATTTTGAGGTTTTGGCAGAAAATCCCAGACAAAAGTTGCGATcgtgtttcatttcttttgagcgATGTCAAATTGACTTTCTCTCTTCGCTGAAACGTTTCATTTACGCTTCTCCATTGTTGGAACGATTAGAGATCTTCACCCGTGACCATACCAAGAAAACAACCCTCGAGCGATTGCAAGCCGAATTGAGAAGACACAACGTGGACCTCAACTTTTTGTTCCACACCCAACCCAAGCCAAGATGTTAACCGTGAAATGAAGGCTGTGATAAACGGATCAGGCTTTTTACCGTTTGGCGAGTCTACAAATGATCCAAAATACTTAACAGTGCATAACAGTCGAAATATATTTATACGAAGACCTTAAATCTAACTGAGTG from Tigriopus californicus strain San Diego chromosome 1, Tcal_SD_v2.1, whole genome shotgun sequence includes the following:
- the LOC131885524 gene encoding E3 ubiquitin-protein ligase SIAH1B-like; this encodes MLFPGIASHPRKTRATTYVGDENLPKNGSQNFRAGPTRKIKRSKKSTDMLMDGFIEKEVNGEENCAVPLTTQTSMDLHRLTKLVECPVCLGVPKSGLMYVCQNGHNVCSGCWKRIILCPIARCAYDNPQPRQNLTVQALIEVVDFDFACEFASNGCEVTEKRVLIEEHEEECPYRLVPCPDGTCTYLIKEKELEHHLKEKHQNVRWITTEGKYNFLFTLTTNHNLSKESWEALALQCLDQTFFFQMQRHGDLFYMWNIVHGNRELAKKYNCSVQITSNHNELKTLEDVFPVDIPREEIWDDPNCFQINARLMRNLAIESDGHKTIDMKIVYAENMSNPDGKNAN
- the LOC131888172 gene encoding uncharacterized protein LOC131888172, whose translation is MPKLKQVLDLRRSCLSYYAAFLHGTFKTVSLQLRKEKVRLKFDKLKAWTKELLEHLPWTIQTELFETLELIILAEKGYLDDSYYTLLSLFLNSETRCLSLKNPKLFQDSSLALESFLGGLGQCSKVREFTITKKVMELVDFDVVPILNLIGYFSGLEKLVLQELEGVEDLNRDALDELLIQLSMNSPTLKHLDLSGDPLSEYAYAAIAQMKSLHNLSLNRCNLKLKSLLQIMESLEALTSLECDHKIQDLILSPDNDATFTHSKLESIALNGVEGLTLVAEGFPYLREISVDYPNFGEHFEELDEGFKALTQCGLSPIIKLSFESFNMLYFVQMENFPLYGHLLKTIILTQCQFLHPQSLNPLSRHCPNLEHLSLIGCSPISNDMFEGELPDLEREPFLNLKEMSYEGSFPPHLAHFLLKSSESLETLRLHIRQGIFSSSNFEVLAENPRQKLRSCFISFERCQIDFLSSLKRFIYASPLLERLEIFTRDHTKKTTLERLQAELRRHNVDLNFLFHTQPKPRC
- the LOC131888211 gene encoding syntaxin-1A homolog translates to MVKDRLQELNIIRDNGSEEDLSRRNDQNQGEFFALIEEIRHDLEILGSNIEGSKKIQNKIISDPLNRAKLQADLSDVKQAIKKKASMIKTKLNQVAQISAKDESSTAGRIQKTVLTTTVQNFVESMRNYNGIQADHQDKVIGQIQRMKDIGAVDEDRDTETGTELMQAQMAKQQLNDLEARFSHFTKLEDSIEEMRDMFLDMNMLVESQGEVIDRIESHVQNAEVDVEHAAEQTKIARKYQSLARRKKIYLITCVVLTLVILITAVLLAIFL
- the LOC131885516 gene encoding dorsal-ventral patterning protein tolloid-like, translated to MALKTTGIFSKWCLLLALWIVLLPSTGADPRFRGYWFRKRTTPTTTTTTTTTTTTTTTTTTTKNPTTTTTTTTTTTIKTTTTTTTTTTKSTITAILTLPPSKIFQPQKNRRFTEQDISLSTQPSIRQSQREDLIATMKPQLITSPNYPDDYDHNDEQLWHIKAIGDDYRIRLEFLDIDLQRADPSRGPSGDQLTVYDGSDHEKEYFQMDPHFKIGTPLYSRVNDLTVHFKTDQRGSRRGFKAQFQKVRRGSTCSYMHSLVNLVGNDGHGTMYLESPDFGGVGLYFPYLECIWNITVPADKRIRLDFLSPVETKDQQDFLSVVENNRTIYNITGYVEHPKTLISQSNHLQVRLTTLFFHRRSGFYAQAQLVDPKQSPPILTNIEKRVLGLNTIQPTTTPPPIGPFNLFSLIMADPNILAQNPQLLELLKHTRFRF